The nucleotide sequence GATAACAACAGGTTAGCGATGCACCAAATATTACAAAATCAGCGTATCTTTGAACAAATCCACCGCTTTTTTCGCTCCGTGGTGTTCCACTTTGTTACGCCATTTACTACCGAGATGATAAAAGCGGAGGCTGTCAAGCTCAGGGTTATAAGTCGCCAGCAGTTTTTGTTTGAGCTTGATCCACTGGTCGGGGGTGACATCGCATTCGAACACGGAATATTGGGCTCGCACGCCGTAGTCAAGGCAATGTTTGGCAATGTGGCGAAGGCGTTTCTGCCCTTCGGGATCATCGAAAGAAATATCGTAGGTAATCAACATCATCATAGCCTTGCTCCTTATACAAGCGGTTCATTTTCTAGCGTTTTTTGCAACATTATCGCATTAAAAACGGTGGATATTCTGCAAGATCGCCACGCAAATGACGGGCGAGCAACATTGATTGAATATAAGGCAACAAGCCGATTTCAACCTCTTCTTCCAAAAACGGGTGGATAATTTTTTCTTGCTTTTTCGCTTGTAAGGTTTGAAAAATCAGCTTGCGCGCCTCGGGCTTGAGCGTTACCGCACCACTACTTTCATGAATGAAATCGCTCGGTTTAATCTGCCCTCGGTTGATAAGCGACAGCACCATTTGATCCACCCACCACGCACGAAACTCCTCCAAAATATCTTGTGCAAGACTATCTCGCCCAGGGCGGTCGGCATGCAAAAAGCCGACTTGCGGATCGAGCCCCACGCCTTGCAACGCTCCGCTAATATCTTTACCCAAAACACTGTAAAGGAAAGAGAGCAAGGCATTCACGCCATCTCGTGGCGGTCGGCGGTTGCGGCCATCAAAGCGAAATTCGATATTTTCGCTTAACAAATGTTGAAAAACGCCGAAATAGCGGGAGGCAGCTTCGCCTTCAATGCCACGAATTAGCTCCAAATTCTCCGCTTTTTGCAACTGTTTTAGGCTGATATTCAACGCGGTTACCGCTTGCGAAACCGGCTCACAATCACCGTGATTTCGCAGCCGCCGCTGTAATACCCGTTTGGAGGCTTGAATTTTTGCCGCGATAATATTTTTGGCAATCGGCACCGGATTTTCTTCCGAGCGTTTATATTGCGCCCTGCGGAGCAGAACATTCCCACTTTGCCGCCCTTGCAAGCGGGCTAAAAATCGCCCATTTTCACTAAAAAAGGCGACATTCACATTATTTTCACCGCAAAACCCCAGCAAAAACGGCGACACCAGTACATTGCCAAAGCAGAAAATATGCCCAATCGAATGCACCGGCAACTGAGCCACTTTTTTACGATCCTGTTCTATGACCAAGGTTTCACGTTCTTTGTGTAAGTAACTGCCTTGGGTTGTGATATAGAGGGTGTTTTGGAGTTTGCGCATTATTAATGCCTTATTCTAAATAAATATTACTAATCAAAATAAGGTATTGAATTCCAGGGATTAACAACTTGATTATTAAAATGAGCTGTTAAGTTTGGAAACTGTACCAGAGGAGGATTGGCTATTCCGTTATTTCTCATAAAAGACTGAAAGCATAATGCTAAACTAGTTCTTTGTTTATTATTTTCAATAATAAAAAAATGATTAGAAATAATAGTATTTATACTACGTATATCTGAGTCTCTCGGTACTTGCATAGGATTTGTAACTAAGTTTAACAAAACATGTTCCAAAGCACCTCCAATATTGTTTAAATTCCAAATAAGACAAATTATACTTATTGCCTCATAAAGTTCTCTAGCCACTGGATTCCAATTTGGTACTAGTCGCTCCCTTCTTCCAACCCCAGATCTATCTGCATTATTAATCTTTTCAACTTGAGCAAAACCTGCTAATGGGTCAAATAAAGGTAACCGATGTACCTCCGGATTTCGTTGTTGTATCAAATTGATAAAATCATGAGCAACAGTTATCCCGCAAACAAAGGTGCCTGCATCTGCGCTATTTACATAGTTTTGGTAACTAAAAACATAGTACTCCCTGTCTAAAGTTGGCCCAGCACAACTTTCTCTTGTCTGCCCATTCAATAATCTGACATGAGCTAAAGGTAAAATTTCAAAATCATGAACAAGTTGTACACGGTTATCTTCACCACGACAATCAGTAATAGGCATATAATTCCCTCGTAATTTTAATAAAATACTAAGATTATTCTCCAAACATCCCTATCATATACTTCATCGATCTATCTCTTTCCAACAACTTCGGTTGGCAGAGTTCAATCAGTGAACAGGCTTTGCAGCGTTTGCTGTATTCGGGAGGAGGGGTTGTTCCGCTGTTTAAAAGTGATCGCACGTCGGCAATGGCGGCAAGCGTTTTGGTGCGTAACTCGCTGGAGAAAATGATCGGCAAACGGTGGCGAGTTTGCATATACCATAACGCACCCTCGTTAATGGTTTGCCTGGTCATTTCTTCCAAACATAAGGCTTGGGCACAGAGTTGGATTTCATCAATTGGTTCAAGTTTGGGCTTGCCACGTTTGTATTCAACTGGTTTTAGCTCGCCTGTTTTTAGATCTCGCTCGACCAAATCTAAAATGCCACTTATGCCTAATTTTTCCGCTGCAACGTGAACCGTTCGCTCAAAGCGAATACCTTTTCGGGTTTCTGGCTCACCACTATCCACCCGCTCGTGCAACGCTTGACCTTGTGCGGTGAGATAATTTTCTGCCCACTCCTGTTCGTTGTGGATCAACGCACATTGTCGTGGGCAGAAGGCGTAGTGTTGCAAAGCGGAAAGTGAAATCAACCGCTTGTCATTGCCAAATTGGGGCTGAACAAGCGGTGAAATTTCCACAGAATTTTGCAAATCGCCCATTACAGTAATTCTTCAACGGTTACGCCATTTAAACCTTCAGCTTGTACGCTGATACGGTAGTCATCATAGCCTTTCGCTGGTGTGTCTTTTTCGCCGTTGATTCGCTCAACTTTTACCGAATCAAACAGTTTGTGAGCAGGTTGGTTGCCTAATTCGCTGTCGTGTTTAAACACAACTAATTTGCGAGCTGCCATTTCGCCTCGAGCGGCAGAACGGTCGTGTTCAAACATGAGTTGTAATGCTTGCCAAAGTTTTTGCACGTCTTCATCAGAGAATCCTGTTTTTTCAGCAAGTTTGGCAGAGATAAAGCCGTGAACACGATAAAGTGCATAAGGTACAATGTATTT is from Mannheimia varigena and encodes:
- the cas2 gene encoding CRISPR-associated endonuclease Cas2; this translates as MMMLITYDISFDDPEGQKRLRHIAKHCLDYGVRAQYSVFECDVTPDQWIKLKQKLLATYNPELDSLRFYHLGSKWRNKVEHHGAKKAVDLFKDTLIL
- the cas4 gene encoding CRISPR-associated protein Cas4, with the translated sequence MGDLQNSVEISPLVQPQFGNDKRLISLSALQHYAFCPRQCALIHNEQEWAENYLTAQGQALHERVDSGEPETRKGIRFERTVHVAAEKLGISGILDLVERDLKTGELKPVEYKRGKPKLEPIDEIQLCAQALCLEEMTRQTINEGALWYMQTRHRLPIIFSSELRTKTLAAIADVRSLLNSGTTPPPEYSKRCKACSLIELCQPKLLERDRSMKYMIGMFGE
- the cas1c gene encoding type I-C CRISPR-associated endonuclease Cas1c — translated: MRKLQNTLYITTQGSYLHKERETLVIEQDRKKVAQLPVHSIGHIFCFGNVLVSPFLLGFCGENNVNVAFFSENGRFLARLQGRQSGNVLLRRAQYKRSEENPVPIAKNIIAAKIQASKRVLQRRLRNHGDCEPVSQAVTALNISLKQLQKAENLELIRGIEGEAASRYFGVFQHLLSENIEFRFDGRNRRPPRDGVNALLSFLYSVLGKDISGALQGVGLDPQVGFLHADRPGRDSLAQDILEEFRAWWVDQMVLSLINRGQIKPSDFIHESSGAVTLKPEARKLIFQTLQAKKQEKIIHPFLEEEVEIGLLPYIQSMLLARHLRGDLAEYPPFLMR